In Rhodanobacter humi, the following are encoded in one genomic region:
- a CDS encoding dicarboxylate/amino acid:cation symporter yields the protein MSATTRVLLGLAVGALAGLALAAWAPGWAVRAADVAQPIGHLWLNALQMTVVPLVLALVVVGVNTASDAAASGRIARRTLVAIIAVLALGAAVAALLAPPLLALFPHDPALGAVLGGHATNAPVAAAPGWATWFEGIVPSNALMAAAQSAMLPLVVFALCLGFALTQLQPARRALLLEFFQAIADAMIAIVRWVLWLAPLGVFALILAVCARAGLGMVRALGVFVLLEIVLHLTVTVLMLPVAVLWGGERLRRFVVALAPAQAVAASTQSSLASLPAMLESAERRLGYPTQVTALALPMAVSLCRLTSPVQYIASACFIAWASGIHLGPAQLAAGAALAVVISLGSVGLPGQVTFMATNLPVAQAMGVPVAPLGLMLAVDALPDVFATLGNVTADLTVTSVVARQSRHDAATDAPRAPEGANGP from the coding sequence ATGAGCGCCACTACCCGCGTGTTGCTGGGCCTCGCGGTGGGCGCGCTGGCCGGCCTGGCGCTCGCCGCCTGGGCTCCAGGCTGGGCCGTGCGGGCGGCGGACGTCGCCCAGCCGATCGGCCACCTGTGGCTCAATGCCTTGCAGATGACGGTGGTGCCGCTGGTGCTGGCGCTGGTGGTGGTGGGCGTGAACACGGCCAGCGATGCGGCGGCTTCCGGGCGCATCGCGCGGCGCACCCTCGTCGCCATCATCGCGGTGCTCGCGCTGGGCGCAGCCGTCGCCGCGCTGCTCGCACCGCCGCTGCTGGCGCTGTTCCCGCACGATCCGGCCTTGGGCGCAGTGCTCGGCGGCCATGCCACGAATGCCCCCGTGGCGGCCGCGCCGGGCTGGGCCACTTGGTTCGAGGGCATCGTGCCCAGCAACGCGCTGATGGCCGCGGCGCAGAGCGCGATGCTGCCGCTGGTGGTGTTCGCGTTGTGCCTCGGCTTCGCGCTGACGCAGTTGCAGCCGGCGCGGCGCGCCCTGCTGCTGGAGTTCTTCCAGGCCATCGCGGACGCGATGATCGCGATCGTGCGCTGGGTGCTGTGGCTGGCGCCGCTGGGCGTGTTCGCGCTGATCCTCGCCGTCTGCGCGCGCGCCGGCCTGGGCATGGTGCGCGCGCTGGGCGTGTTCGTGCTGCTGGAGATCGTCCTGCACCTCACGGTCACCGTGTTGATGCTGCCGGTGGCGGTGCTGTGGGGCGGCGAACGGTTGCGCCGCTTCGTGGTCGCGCTGGCGCCCGCGCAGGCGGTGGCGGCCAGCACGCAGTCCTCGCTGGCCTCGCTGCCGGCGATGCTGGAGAGCGCGGAACGGCGGCTCGGCTACCCGACCCAGGTCACCGCGCTGGCGCTGCCGATGGCGGTGTCGCTGTGCCGGCTCACCAGCCCGGTGCAGTACATCGCTTCGGCCTGCTTCATCGCCTGGGCCAGCGGCATCCACCTGGGGCCGGCGCAGCTCGCGGCGGGCGCGGCGCTGGCGGTGGTGATCAGCCTGGGCTCGGTCGGCCTGCCGGGCCAGGTCACCTTCATGGCGACCAACCTGCCGGTGGCGCAGGCGATGGGCGTGCCGGTGGCGCCGCTGGGCCTGATGCTGGCGGTGGACGCGCTGCCCGACGTGTTCGCCACGCTGGGCAATGTCACCGCCGACCTCACCGTGACCAGCGTGGTGGCGCGGCAATCGCGACATGACGCGGCAACCGACGCGCCGCGCGCGCCGGAGGGCGCCAACGGACCGTAA
- a CDS encoding L,D-transpeptidase family protein: MRNRLVTLLIAGLAFAGSAVAASAPSAAWSNAGQMILVTVPDWNTIEGTLHAYQRDHGGAWHEVGAARPVVIGKSGAAWGIGLNPAQHDGPQKREGDGRSPAGVFRIGTAFGYAAHADTALPYLALTATDWCMDVSGTPLYNRIADTAKVGAAALKGASEPMRRDLHFHGDQAYRLGFVIEHNPDGVPNGGSCIFAHLWSSPTTGTTGCTAMTPDSMQHLLAWLKPEEHPVFVLLPQDEYARLRHAWQLPDLEAGR, translated from the coding sequence ATGCGCAACCGCCTCGTCACTCTGCTGATCGCCGGCCTGGCCTTCGCAGGCAGCGCCGTCGCCGCCAGCGCCCCGTCCGCCGCCTGGTCCAATGCCGGCCAGATGATTCTGGTCACCGTGCCCGACTGGAACACGATCGAAGGCACGTTGCACGCCTACCAGCGCGACCACGGCGGCGCGTGGCATGAAGTGGGCGCGGCGCGGCCGGTGGTGATCGGGAAGAGCGGCGCGGCCTGGGGCATCGGCCTGAACCCGGCGCAACACGATGGCCCGCAGAAGCGCGAGGGCGACGGCCGCAGCCCGGCCGGCGTGTTCCGCATCGGTACCGCGTTCGGCTACGCCGCCCACGCGGACACGGCACTGCCGTATCTCGCGCTCACCGCCACCGACTGGTGCATGGACGTCAGCGGCACGCCGCTCTACAACCGCATCGCCGACACGGCCAAGGTGGGCGCAGCGGCGCTGAAGGGGGCCAGCGAACCGATGCGGCGCGACCTGCACTTCCATGGCGACCAGGCCTACCGGCTCGGCTTCGTGATCGAGCACAACCCGGATGGTGTGCCGAACGGCGGCAGTTGCATCTTCGCGCACCTGTGGTCGTCGCCGACCACCGGCACCACCGGCTGCACCGCGATGACGCCGGACAGCATGCAGCACCTGCTGGCATGGCTGAAACCGGAGGAACACCCGGTGTTCGTGCTGCTGCCGCAGGACGAATACGCGCGCCTGCGCCACGCATGGCAACTGCCCGACCTGGAGGCCGGCCGATGA
- a CDS encoding MurR/RpiR family transcriptional regulator — protein MSPLVKIRSERDRMSAVERRIADFVLDNAQLLRDYSSQQLANALGISQSSVVKFTQKLGFKGYPDLKYSVGEAIARADNGDDDEAAAQVGGETGESLAGSLWRRKSEAEEATRLINPPQTLAAVAAAIGTAGRSGKVFIIGLGEDDIPARSFALKLSLLGILTVHNFDTARMTANVSAAGPGDVLVVFSEHGNHPALGKISRYFRERRGQVISVTRHTANPLRTLADVALLVSAHDERPYIQPLLYQSALQHLLDVVFVRLCEGDDARHAQLVANLDRIQQMLEP, from the coding sequence ATGTCGCCGCTGGTCAAAATCCGCTCCGAGCGCGACCGGATGTCGGCGGTGGAACGCCGCATCGCCGATTTCGTGCTGGACAACGCGCAACTGCTGCGCGACTACTCCTCGCAGCAGCTCGCCAACGCGCTGGGCATCAGCCAGTCCAGCGTGGTGAAGTTCACCCAGAAGCTGGGTTTCAAGGGCTATCCCGACCTCAAATACTCGGTGGGCGAGGCGATCGCCCGCGCCGACAACGGCGACGACGACGAGGCCGCCGCCCAGGTCGGCGGCGAGACCGGCGAGTCGCTGGCCGGCAGCCTGTGGCGGCGCAAGTCCGAGGCGGAGGAGGCGACCCGGTTGATCAATCCGCCGCAGACGCTGGCGGCGGTGGCCGCCGCGATCGGCACGGCCGGGCGCAGCGGCAAGGTGTTCATCATCGGCCTCGGCGAGGACGACATCCCGGCGCGCAGCTTCGCGCTGAAGCTGTCGCTGCTGGGCATCCTCACCGTGCACAACTTCGACACCGCACGGATGACCGCCAACGTCTCCGCCGCCGGCCCCGGCGACGTGCTGGTGGTGTTCTCCGAGCACGGCAACCATCCGGCGCTGGGCAAGATCAGCCGCTACTTCCGCGAGCGGCGCGGGCAGGTGATCAGTGTGACCCGGCACACCGCCAACCCGCTGCGCACGCTGGCGGACGTGGCGCTGCTGGTGTCGGCGCACGACGAGCGCCCGTACATCCAGCCACTGCTCTACCAGTCCGCGTTGCAACACCTGCTGGACGTCGTCTTCGTGCGCCTGTGCGAAGGCGACGACGCCAGGCACGCGCAACTGGTCGCCAACCTGGACCGCATCCAGCAGATGCTGGAGCCGTGA
- a CDS encoding dipeptide epimerase, translating into MKITDIQFGMLRVPLKTPFKTALRTVNQVEDIVVMVHTDTGHVGYGEAPATAVITGDTHGSIVDAIRHYITPRLLGQEVADLNRLTGLIQSSMEKNSSAKAAVEIALYDLWGQLYGAPLYKLLGGGDPVITTDITISVDYIDKMVADSVAAVERGFESLKIKVGKDIGVDIERVKAIYAAVEGRALLRLDANQGWTAKQAVYALQTLEEAGIKLELVEQPVKARDLEGMRYVTERVHTPIMADESVFGPMEVIELIRLRAADIINIKLMKTGGISNAIKIADIAALHGVECMIGCMLETSISVAAAVHVAVAKSNAITKVDLDGPSLCQFNPVDGGVIFNESEISVTDAPGLGIREIRGLETGVVA; encoded by the coding sequence ATGAAAATCACCGACATCCAGTTCGGCATGCTGCGTGTGCCGCTGAAGACCCCGTTCAAGACCGCGCTGCGCACCGTCAACCAGGTCGAGGACATCGTGGTGATGGTGCACACCGACACCGGCCACGTGGGCTACGGCGAGGCGCCGGCCACGGCGGTGATCACCGGCGACACGCACGGCTCCATCGTCGATGCGATCCGCCACTACATCACGCCGCGGTTGCTGGGTCAGGAGGTGGCCGACCTCAATCGGCTGACCGGGCTGATCCAGTCCTCGATGGAGAAGAACTCCAGCGCCAAGGCGGCGGTGGAGATCGCGCTGTACGACCTGTGGGGCCAGCTCTACGGCGCGCCGCTGTACAAGCTGCTGGGCGGCGGAGACCCCGTCATCACCACCGACATCACGATCAGCGTGGACTACATCGACAAGATGGTGGCCGATTCCGTCGCCGCGGTGGAGCGCGGCTTCGAGTCGCTGAAGATCAAGGTGGGCAAGGACATCGGCGTCGACATCGAGCGGGTCAAGGCGATCTACGCCGCGGTGGAAGGCCGCGCGCTGCTGCGCCTGGATGCGAACCAGGGCTGGACCGCCAAGCAGGCGGTGTACGCGCTGCAGACGCTGGAGGAGGCCGGCATCAAGCTGGAGCTGGTCGAGCAGCCGGTGAAGGCGCGCGACCTGGAAGGCATGCGCTACGTCACCGAACGCGTGCACACGCCGATCATGGCCGACGAGAGCGTGTTCGGGCCGATGGAGGTGATCGAGCTGATCCGCCTGCGCGCCGCCGACATCATCAACATCAAGCTGATGAAGACCGGCGGCATCTCGAACGCGATCAAGATCGCCGACATCGCCGCGCTGCACGGTGTGGAATGCATGATCGGCTGCATGCTGGAAACCTCGATCAGCGTGGCGGCGGCGGTGCACGTGGCGGTGGCCAAGTCCAACGCGATCACCAAGGTGGACCTGGACGGGCCTTCGCTGTGCCAGTTCAACCCGGTGGACGGCGGCGTGATCTTCAACGAGTCCGAGATCTCGGTGACGGATGCGCCGGGACTGGGCATCCGCGAGATCCGCGGGCTGGAAACCGGCGTCGTCGCCTGA
- a CDS encoding C40 family peptidase → MKRPVLAALVLALALVHAPLSARDAPAAALPIPPSGVLGVGDAQLTPAFWIGLQAQPDRSILSRAQIDAQNAKLFKLDPTMHDLAALPATLPRAPVAAWIEHLSKRPAHVLYDVHGQPVPAATLDKMQNDLALDAIPAQTTVRYGLVVQRAALRSFPTTLRVFSEQGDTDIDRFQESAEFPGTPVAIVHTSRDGQWLFVLSPRYAAWVQKRYVAEGTKDVVLAYAAKTPYRVVTAASVRTVFTPEQPAMSQLQLDMGTRVPLLTTLPPDQPVNGQTPYAAYTLQLPIRKDDGSLQLVPALLQKNTDTAGDYLPPTPRNLITQAFKFLGERYGWGHAYDGRDCSGFVSDVYRSLGVQMPRNTGDQAKSPALEHRLFTAADSHAVRLQAAMQLQLGDLVYIPGHVMMVLGQWQGQPWVIHDVLGMSYRTADGSTAHVKLNAVSVTPLLPMLYGDDGSTFIDHMTSIVHIRR, encoded by the coding sequence ATGAAACGTCCGGTTCTCGCAGCCTTGGTGCTCGCCCTCGCGCTCGTCCACGCGCCGCTGTCGGCGCGCGATGCACCGGCTGCCGCCTTGCCGATCCCGCCCAGTGGCGTGCTCGGCGTAGGTGATGCGCAGCTCACCCCGGCCTTCTGGATCGGCCTGCAGGCGCAGCCCGACCGGAGCATCCTCAGCCGCGCACAGATCGACGCGCAGAACGCGAAGCTGTTCAAGCTCGATCCCACCATGCACGACCTCGCGGCACTGCCCGCCACGCTGCCGCGCGCGCCGGTGGCCGCATGGATCGAGCACTTGTCGAAGCGTCCTGCGCATGTCCTGTACGACGTGCACGGCCAGCCGGTGCCTGCGGCCACGCTGGACAAGATGCAAAACGATCTGGCTCTGGACGCGATTCCCGCGCAGACCACGGTGCGCTACGGCCTGGTGGTGCAGCGCGCCGCGTTGCGCAGCTTCCCCACCACGCTGCGCGTGTTCAGCGAGCAGGGCGACACCGACATCGACCGCTTCCAGGAAAGCGCCGAATTCCCCGGCACGCCGGTGGCCATCGTGCACACCAGCCGCGACGGGCAGTGGCTATTCGTGCTCAGCCCGCGCTACGCGGCGTGGGTGCAGAAGCGGTACGTGGCGGAAGGCACGAAGGACGTGGTGCTGGCCTACGCCGCGAAGACGCCGTACCGCGTGGTCACCGCCGCCAGCGTGCGCACCGTGTTCACGCCCGAGCAGCCGGCGATGTCGCAGCTGCAGCTCGACATGGGTACGCGCGTCCCGCTGCTCACCACGCTGCCGCCCGACCAGCCGGTGAACGGCCAGACGCCGTATGCCGCGTACACGCTGCAGCTGCCGATTCGCAAGGACGACGGCAGCCTGCAACTGGTGCCCGCGCTGCTGCAGAAGAACACCGATACCGCCGGCGACTACCTGCCACCGACGCCGCGCAACCTGATCACCCAGGCGTTCAAGTTCCTCGGCGAGCGCTACGGCTGGGGCCATGCCTATGACGGCCGCGATTGCTCCGGCTTCGTCTCCGACGTGTACCGCAGCCTGGGCGTGCAGATGCCGCGCAACACCGGCGACCAGGCCAAAAGCCCCGCGCTGGAACACCGCCTGTTCACCGCCGCCGACAGCCACGCGGTGCGCCTGCAGGCGGCGATGCAGCTGCAGCTGGGCGACCTGGTCTACATCCCCGGTCACGTGATGATGGTGCTTGGCCAGTGGCAGGGGCAGCCGTGGGTGATCCACGACGTGCTGGGCATGAGCTACCGCACGGCCGACGGATCCACCGCGCACGTCAAGCTCAACGCGGTGTCGGTGACGCCGCTGTTGCCGATGCTTTATGGCGATGACGGTTCCACTTTCATCGATCACATGACCAGCATCGTGCACATCCGCCGATGA
- a CDS encoding transglutaminase-like domain-containing protein has translation MVANVATAPRQATRLLLALALLAAPFAATWATDTPTSIAALVDAGQFQAADADITQALNQPGTDAATRETLLFQRERMRRIRYDFSLDADALKARIRQQVPDLRDDEFRDWDEHGLLERMVIDGRVMYFKRDASNIFRLSAEAAARRAHPAPFDDDPLQVLNDYHREVRAAALQEHRSSVLPHRVRITQTLTVDADAVPAGKIVRAWIPYPKPLPGQQDDIRYVSSEPAKHELAPNAAPMRTVYFEKPAQAGKPTTFSVTYELTLSAQYHVIDPAQVVPATITPALAPYVAERPPHLVFTEQLRLFSRQVVGDEKNPYRIAQKLFAAVDEIPWAGAREYSTIPNLSDYTLHAGHGDCGQQTMLLITLLRLNGIPARWQSGAIFADHGYNDIHDWGQLYLAPYGWVPMDVTFGRLHPGAQAKPGDDALEWFYLGGLDAWRVAFNSDYGQRFVPAKHAFRSDNVDSQRGEVEWSGGNLYYDQWNYSFDWSPVAQP, from the coding sequence ATGGTGGCGAACGTGGCAACCGCTCCACGCCAGGCAACACGCCTGCTGCTCGCGCTGGCCTTGCTGGCCGCGCCCTTTGCGGCGACTTGGGCCACCGATACGCCGACCAGCATTGCCGCCCTGGTCGATGCCGGCCAGTTCCAGGCCGCCGATGCCGACATCACGCAGGCGTTGAACCAACCAGGGACGGATGCCGCCACGCGCGAGACACTGCTGTTCCAGCGCGAACGCATGCGCCGCATCCGCTACGACTTCTCGCTCGACGCCGACGCGCTGAAGGCGCGCATCCGCCAGCAGGTGCCCGACCTGCGCGACGACGAATTCCGCGACTGGGACGAACACGGCCTGCTCGAACGCATGGTGATCGATGGCCGCGTGATGTACTTCAAGCGCGACGCCTCCAACATCTTCCGGCTCAGCGCCGAGGCCGCCGCGCGCCGCGCCCATCCGGCGCCGTTCGACGACGACCCGCTGCAGGTGCTGAACGACTACCACCGCGAAGTGCGCGCAGCCGCATTGCAGGAACACCGCAGCAGCGTGCTGCCGCATCGCGTGCGCATCACCCAGACGCTCACCGTGGATGCCGACGCGGTGCCGGCCGGCAAGATCGTGCGGGCATGGATTCCCTACCCGAAACCGCTGCCGGGCCAGCAGGACGACATCCGCTACGTGAGCAGCGAGCCGGCGAAGCACGAACTCGCGCCCAACGCCGCGCCGATGCGCACGGTGTATTTCGAGAAACCCGCGCAGGCCGGCAAGCCCACCACGTTCTCGGTCACCTACGAACTCACGCTTTCCGCGCAGTACCACGTGATCGACCCGGCGCAGGTGGTGCCCGCGACGATCACGCCGGCACTCGCGCCGTACGTGGCCGAGCGCCCGCCGCACCTCGTGTTCACCGAGCAGTTGCGCCTGTTCTCGCGGCAGGTGGTGGGCGACGAGAAGAACCCCTATCGCATCGCGCAGAAGCTGTTCGCCGCGGTTGACGAGATCCCGTGGGCCGGCGCGCGCGAGTACTCCACCATCCCCAACCTCAGCGACTACACGCTGCATGCCGGCCACGGTGACTGCGGCCAGCAGACCATGCTGCTGATCACCCTGCTGCGCCTGAACGGCATCCCGGCGCGCTGGCAGTCCGGCGCGATCTTCGCCGACCACGGCTACAACGACATCCACGACTGGGGCCAGCTCTACCTCGCGCCCTATGGCTGGGTGCCGATGGACGTCACCTTCGGCCGCCTGCATCCGGGCGCGCAAGCCAAGCCCGGCGACGACGCGCTGGAATGGTTCTACCTCGGCGGGCTGGACGCCTGGCGCGTCGCCTTCAACAGCGATTACGGCCAGCGTTTCGTGCCGGCCAAGCACGCGTTCCGTTCCGACAACGTGGATTCGCAACGCGGTGAAGTCGAGTGGAGCGGCGGCAACCTCTACTACGACCAGTGGAACTACAGCTTCGACTGGTCGCCGGTCGCGCAGCCCTGA
- the lysA gene encoding diaminopimelate decarboxylase produces MNIRATAASPSTHFDGVDLAALAIRYGTPLYAYSASAIRQRIAGLQQALHGMDAMICYAVKANGNRAILELMEQAGLGADIVSAGELQRALRAGMPPARIVFSGVGKRDDEIAAALAAGIQRFNVESLDELHAIERIAGEHGAMARAAVRINPDVDALTHAKISTGKSENKFGVSIAEARRWFDARATLKHVQLDGLHVHIGSQILSLEPYRLALQRVAAFWRELRDAGHPVASIDVGGGLGVRYREGDVTIAPADYVAVIREALAGFEGRLLLEPGRYLVAEAGVLLTRVLRIKQGEARDFLVLDAAMNDLARPSLYDAWHDIVPVTDKARPQAVYDIVGPVCETGDTFAQARPLPACAAGDLVMIRATGAYGASMASTYNSRPLAAEVLLDHGRHALIRRRQTLDEMLAGEQSASQWETT; encoded by the coding sequence ATGAATATTCGCGCTACGGCCGCCTCGCCCTCCACGCATTTCGACGGCGTGGATCTCGCCGCGCTCGCCATTCGATACGGCACGCCGCTGTACGCCTACTCGGCCAGCGCGATCCGCCAGCGCATCGCCGGCCTGCAGCAGGCGCTGCACGGTATGGACGCGATGATCTGCTACGCGGTCAAGGCCAACGGCAACCGCGCCATCCTGGAGTTGATGGAGCAGGCCGGGCTGGGCGCGGACATCGTCTCCGCCGGCGAATTGCAGCGCGCGCTGCGTGCCGGCATGCCTCCCGCACGCATCGTGTTTTCCGGTGTGGGCAAGCGCGACGACGAGATCGCCGCGGCGCTGGCTGCGGGCATCCAGCGCTTCAACGTGGAATCGCTGGACGAGCTGCACGCCATCGAGCGCATTGCGGGAGAACACGGCGCCATGGCGCGCGCGGCGGTGCGCATCAACCCGGACGTGGACGCACTGACCCACGCCAAGATTTCCACCGGCAAGTCGGAGAACAAGTTCGGCGTGAGCATCGCCGAGGCGCGCCGCTGGTTCGATGCGCGCGCCACGCTCAAGCATGTGCAGTTGGACGGCCTGCACGTGCATATCGGTTCGCAGATCCTCTCGCTGGAACCATATCGCCTCGCCCTGCAACGCGTGGCCGCGTTCTGGCGCGAGCTGCGCGACGCCGGTCATCCCGTCGCCAGCATCGACGTGGGCGGTGGCCTCGGCGTGCGCTATCGCGAAGGCGACGTGACTATCGCGCCGGCGGATTACGTGGCGGTGATCCGCGAGGCGCTCGCCGGCTTCGAGGGGCGCCTGCTGCTGGAACCCGGCCGCTACCTGGTGGCCGAGGCCGGCGTGCTGCTGACGCGCGTGCTGCGCATCAAGCAGGGCGAGGCGCGCGACTTCCTGGTGCTGGACGCGGCGATGAACGATCTGGCCCGCCCCAGCCTGTACGACGCCTGGCACGACATCGTGCCGGTAACGGACAAAGCCCGCCCACAGGCCGTATACGACATCGTCGGCCCGGTCTGCGAAACCGGCGATACCTTCGCACAGGCCCGCCCGCTGCCGGCGTGCGCGGCAGGCGACCTGGTGATGATCCGCGCCACCGGCGCCTATGGCGCCTCGATGGCCTCCACCTACAACTCGCGGCCGCTGGCCGCCGAAGTGCTGCTCGACCATGGTCGCCATGCGCTGATCCGCCGTCGGCAGACACTGGATGAAATGCTCGCCGGCGAACAGTCGGCCAGCCAGTGGGAGACGACATGA
- a CDS encoding serine hydrolase has protein sequence MRGRLCLALLAVLAIVGSAHAAAPATPPANGDYDRILDAVVARYHLPGIALGVIEHGKVVYIATRGETVAGSGHKITPHTLFKIASNSKAMTTALLGRLVDQGKLRWDDPVTKYLPDFQMHDPWVTKNMRVADLLTHSSGLPEGGGDLMLWPEPNAFTRADIIHGLRHIKPGYSFRSKYQYDNLLYVVAGEVAAAAGGAPYETLMHREVFQPLGLARCQVGEWNRDAVGDVAEPHSREGDRNVPVDEDGPVIPAITSAPAGGIRCDLDGLLTWARNWLVPTPAQLQWLSAEQRHVLQSPHMLIPVSEQRRDWDDSHIMAYGYGWRMTDVDGSWTVWHTGTLDGMYSELMLLPDRKNGFVFLINGEAESARTVLGEALLKHFTKPDDTHDVTWYADAQQRIDERASKRAAAPDTSKATPVAPAALAAWTGRYRDPWLGDLMLCPSGDRVHFAVAKSPRLNGDVMRLGNRDLVHWSKHGMDPDAWLDFHPAQGGQAATLTMAKVDPLGDFSSDYEDLHFVRTGDCP, from the coding sequence GTGAGGGGGCGTCTTTGCCTCGCCCTGCTCGCCGTCCTCGCGATCGTCGGCTCCGCGCACGCCGCCGCGCCTGCGACGCCTCCGGCGAACGGCGACTACGACCGCATCCTCGACGCCGTGGTCGCGCGCTACCACCTGCCCGGCATCGCGCTCGGCGTGATCGAGCACGGCAAGGTGGTCTACATTGCCACGCGCGGCGAGACCGTCGCCGGTTCGGGACACAAGATCACTCCGCACACCCTGTTCAAGATCGCCTCCAACAGCAAGGCGATGACCACCGCCTTGCTCGGCCGCCTCGTCGACCAGGGCAAGCTGCGCTGGGACGACCCGGTGACGAAGTACCTGCCGGACTTCCAGATGCACGACCCGTGGGTCACGAAGAACATGCGCGTGGCCGACCTGCTTACGCACTCCAGCGGCCTGCCCGAAGGCGGCGGCGACCTGATGCTGTGGCCGGAACCGAACGCGTTCACCCGCGCCGACATCATCCACGGCTTGCGCCACATCAAGCCCGGCTACAGCTTCCGCTCGAAGTACCAGTACGACAACCTGCTCTACGTGGTGGCCGGCGAAGTGGCCGCCGCCGCGGGCGGCGCGCCGTACGAAACGCTGATGCACCGCGAGGTGTTCCAGCCGCTGGGCCTGGCCCGCTGCCAGGTCGGCGAGTGGAACCGCGACGCGGTGGGCGACGTGGCCGAGCCGCACTCCCGCGAGGGTGACCGCAACGTGCCGGTGGACGAGGACGGCCCGGTGATTCCCGCGATCACCTCCGCCCCCGCCGGCGGCATCCGCTGCGACCTCGACGGCTTGCTGACCTGGGCGCGCAACTGGCTGGTGCCTACGCCGGCGCAATTGCAGTGGCTCTCTGCGGAACAGCGCCACGTGCTGCAGTCGCCGCACATGCTGATCCCCGTCTCCGAACAGCGCCGCGACTGGGACGACAGCCACATCATGGCCTACGGCTATGGTTGGCGCATGACCGACGTGGACGGCAGCTGGACGGTGTGGCACACCGGCACGCTGGATGGCATGTATTCCGAACTGATGCTGCTGCCCGACCGGAAGAACGGCTTCGTGTTCCTCATCAACGGCGAGGCGGAATCCGCGCGCACCGTGCTCGGCGAAGCGTTGCTCAAGCACTTCACCAAGCCGGACGACACGCACGATGTCACGTGGTACGCGGATGCGCAGCAACGCATCGACGAGCGGGCCAGCAAGCGTGCAGCTGCGCCGGACACCTCAAAGGCCACGCCCGTCGCGCCTGCCGCGCTGGCGGCGTGGACGGGGCGTTACCGCGATCCCTGGCTGGGCGATCTCATGCTGTGCCCCAGCGGCGACCGCGTGCATTTCGCCGTCGCCAAGTCGCCACGGCTCAACGGCGACGTGATGCGTCTCGGCAACCGCGACCTGGTGCACTGGAGCAAACATGGCATGGACCCCGACGCCTGGCTGGATTTCCATCCCGCGCAAGGCGGCCAGGCCGCCACGCTGACCATGGCCAAGGTCGATCCGCTGGGCGACTTCAGTTCCGACTACGAAGACCTGCACTTCGTGCGCACCGGGGATTGCCCATGA
- a CDS encoding M15 family metallopeptidase, which produces MKHRLTVGAHPVRDRLSTKSWIAHRVRSYGIASIIVLATCLQIAQADEPPPQLSPAKTAAQANLVDIRSLVPDIAEDIKYASSDNFVGRPVHGYLAPKCLLLRPAAEALARVERELRTQHYRLKLWDCYRPALAVADFVHWAHDLGDQRTKPQHYPNLDKSQLLGDYIAPISGHSRGATVDLTMERCAADGTHCAPLDMGTGFDWFGVRAHTDAPGIDAKQHTNRLLLRAAMGREGFRNYPLEWWHYTLTPEPTPHTLYDVPVE; this is translated from the coding sequence ATGAAGCACCGGCTCACTGTAGGAGCGCACCCTGTGCGCGATCGGCTCTCCACGAAAAGCTGGATCGCGCACAGGGTGCGCTCCTACGGCATCGCGTCGATCATCGTCCTCGCGACCTGTCTGCAGATCGCACAGGCCGACGAGCCACCGCCACAACTCTCGCCAGCGAAGACCGCAGCGCAGGCCAACCTGGTCGACATCCGCAGCCTGGTGCCCGACATCGCCGAGGACATCAAGTACGCCAGCAGCGACAACTTCGTCGGCCGGCCAGTGCACGGCTACCTCGCGCCCAAGTGCCTGCTGCTGCGCCCCGCCGCCGAAGCGCTGGCGCGCGTCGAGCGCGAACTGCGCACGCAGCACTACCGGCTGAAGCTGTGGGATTGCTATCGCCCCGCCCTCGCGGTGGCGGACTTCGTGCACTGGGCGCACGACCTCGGCGACCAGCGCACCAAGCCCCAGCACTACCCGAACCTGGACAAGTCGCAACTGCTGGGCGACTACATCGCGCCCATCTCTGGCCACAGCCGCGGCGCCACCGTGGACCTCACCATGGAACGCTGCGCCGCCGACGGCACACATTGCGCGCCGCTGGACATGGGCACCGGCTTCGACTGGTTCGGCGTGCGTGCCCATACCGACGCGCCCGGCATCGACGCGAAGCAACATACCAACCGCCTGCTGCTGCGCGCGGCGATGGGACGCGAGGGCTTCCGGAACTATCCGCTGGAGTGGTGGCACTACACCCTCACGCCCGAACCCACACCGCACACGCTGTACGACGTGCCGGTGGAATGA